A genomic region of Neisseria cinerea contains the following coding sequences:
- a CDS encoding replication-associated recombination protein A gives MSDLFTRQPDAPLAERLRPHTLDDVIGQQHLIGEGKPLRVAVEGGKPHSMLLWGPPGVGKTTLARILAQSFNAQFLPVSAVFSGVKDIREAIDKAEIALQQGRATILFVDEVHRFNKAQQDAFLPHVESGLLTFIGATTENPSFEVNPALLSRAQVYVLQSLSSDDLKKLIAKVLALPEYRDFTIEADAQELLVNTADGDARRLLNLLEQLLRAADTRRLKTLTAEFLADSLGAQIRRFDKGGESFYNQISALHKSVRGSHPNAALYWFCRMLDGGTDPRYLARRIVRMAWEDIGLADPRAFQIANDAATTFERLGSPEGELALAQAVLYLAAAAKSNAGYKAYNQMRRFVKENASDEVPVHLRNAPTKLMKELGYGREYRYAHDEPNAYAAGESYMPDGLDEPDFYQPVPRGLEIKIGEKLAWLKSLDEEVLKAK, from the coding sequence ATGTCCGACCTTTTCACCCGCCAACCAGATGCGCCGCTTGCCGAACGTCTGCGCCCGCATACGCTTGATGACGTTATCGGGCAGCAGCATTTAATCGGCGAAGGCAAACCGCTGCGTGTGGCGGTGGAAGGCGGGAAGCCGCATTCTATGTTGCTGTGGGGGCCGCCGGGAGTGGGTAAGACGACGTTGGCGCGGATTTTGGCGCAGAGTTTCAATGCCCAGTTTCTGCCTGTTTCCGCCGTATTTTCCGGTGTGAAGGACATACGTGAGGCAATCGATAAAGCCGAAATTGCTTTGCAGCAGGGACGCGCGACGATTTTGTTTGTCGATGAAGTCCACCGCTTCAACAAGGCGCAGCAGGACGCGTTTTTGCCCCATGTCGAAAGCGGTTTGCTGACCTTTATCGGTGCGACGACGGAAAATCCGTCGTTTGAAGTCAATCCCGCGCTGTTGAGCCGCGCGCAGGTGTATGTTTTGCAATCCTTGTCTTCAGACGACCTCAAGAAATTGATTGCCAAAGTGTTGGCGTTGCCCGAATACCGAGATTTCACGATTGAAGCCGATGCGCAGGAGCTGCTCGTCAATACCGCCGACGGTGATGCGCGCAGATTGTTGAATTTATTGGAACAACTTTTACGCGCCGCCGACACACGCCGTCTGAAAACCCTGACCGCCGAATTTCTCGCCGACAGCTTGGGCGCGCAAATCCGCCGTTTCGACAAAGGTGGCGAGAGTTTCTACAACCAAATCTCCGCCCTGCACAAATCCGTGCGCGGTTCACATCCGAACGCCGCGCTGTATTGGTTCTGCCGTATGCTCGACGGCGGCACCGACCCACGCTATCTTGCCCGCCGCATCGTGCGCATGGCATGGGAGGACATCGGACTTGCCGACCCGCGCGCCTTCCAAATTGCCAACGATGCCGCCACCACCTTTGAACGCTTAGGCTCGCCCGAAGGCGAACTCGCGCTGGCGCAAGCCGTGCTGTACCTTGCCGCCGCCGCCAAATCCAACGCGGGCTACAAGGCATACAACCAAATGCGCCGCTTCGTCAAAGAAAACGCCAGCGACGAAGTACCCGTCCACCTGCGTAACGCCCCGACCAAATTGATGAAGGAATTGGGCTACGGACGCGAATACCGCTACGCCCACGACGAACCGAACGCCTACGCCGCCGGCGAAAGCTATATGCCCGACGGCTTGGACGAACCCGATTTCTACCAACCCGTCCCGCGCGGGCTGGAAATCAAAATCGGCGAAAAGCTGGCATGGTTGAAATCGCTGGACGAAGAAGTATTAAAGGCAAAATGA
- the ribBA gene encoding bifunctional 3,4-dihydroxy-2-butanone-4-phosphate synthase/GTP cyclohydrolase II, which yields MTDTANLRRRNLRQWIEKYYGGLQTRFAEAVCLNTGELSALLKNKSFGEKKARKIEQAANMPAMWLDQENPTAQTNHQERRTMSHISTIPEILADIKAGKMVIITDAEDRENEGDLLMAAQFVTPEAINFMIKNARGLVCLPMAGEMVEKLGLPMMTQKNGAQYGTNFTVSIEAAHGITTGISAADRALTIQTAVSPTAKPEDIVQPGHIFPLRAQKGGVLVRAGHTEAGVDLAQMNGLIPAAVICEIINDDGTMARMPELMKFAEEHNLKIGTIADLIEYRSRTESLLEDMGNSPVQTPWGEFQQHVYVDKLSGETHLALVKGTPSADAETLVRVHEPFSVMDFIQANPRHSWSLPKALERIQQAESGVVILLHRTEDGAALLDRTLPKGANQAYKWDSKSYGIGAQILAGLNVKKLRILGQPSAFTGLTGFGLEVAGFEEAEK from the coding sequence ATGACCGATACAGCCAACCTGCGCCGCCGCAACCTGCGGCAGTGGATAGAAAAATACTACGGCGGTTTGCAAACCCGTTTTGCCGAAGCCGTCTGCCTCAATACGGGCGAGCTCTCCGCCCTCTTAAAAAACAAATCCTTCGGCGAGAAAAAAGCCAGAAAAATCGAACAGGCGGCGAACATGCCCGCCATGTGGCTGGATCAGGAAAACCCCACCGCCCAAACCAACCATCAAGAAAGGCGCACCATGTCCCATATCTCCACCATCCCCGAAATCCTAGCAGACATCAAAGCCGGCAAAATGGTCATCATCACCGATGCCGAAGACCGTGAAAACGAAGGCGACCTGCTGATGGCGGCGCAATTCGTTACCCCGGAAGCCATCAACTTTATGATTAAAAACGCGCGCGGCTTGGTCTGCCTGCCGATGGCTGGCGAAATGGTCGAAAAACTCGGCCTGCCCATGATGACCCAGAAAAACGGCGCGCAATACGGCACTAACTTTACCGTCTCCATCGAAGCCGCCCACGGCATTACCACTGGCATTTCCGCCGCCGACCGTGCCCTGACTATTCAAACCGCCGTTTCACCGACCGCCAAACCCGAAGACATCGTCCAACCCGGCCATATCTTCCCGCTTCGCGCCCAAAAAGGCGGCGTACTCGTCCGCGCCGGACACACCGAAGCCGGCGTCGATCTGGCGCAAATGAACGGACTTATCCCCGCCGCCGTCATCTGTGAAATCATCAACGACGACGGCACCATGGCGCGTATGCCCGAGCTGATGAAATTTGCCGAAGAACACAATCTCAAAATCGGCACTATTGCCGACCTCATCGAATACCGCAGCCGTACCGAAAGCCTGCTCGAAGACATGGGCAATTCGCCTGTACAAACCCCGTGGGGTGAGTTCCAACAACACGTTTACGTCGACAAGCTCTCCGGTGAAACCCACCTCGCCCTCGTCAAAGGCACGCCCTCTGCCGACGCAGAAACCCTCGTCCGCGTCCACGAACCCTTCAGCGTCATGGACTTCATCCAAGCCAACCCGCGTCATTCATGGTCGCTGCCCAAAGCACTCGAGCGTATCCAACAGGCCGAAAGCGGCGTAGTCATCCTTCTGCACCGCACCGAAGACGGCGCCGCCCTGCTCGACCGCACCCTGCCCAAAGGCGCAAACCAAGCCTACAAATGGGACAGCAAAAGCTACGGCATAGGCGCGCAAATCCTCGCCGGCCTCAATGTTAAAAAACTGCGCATACTCGGGCAGCCCTCCGCCTTTACCGGACTTACCGGCTTCGGGCTCGAAGTTGCCGGTTTCGAGGAGGCCGAAAAATAA
- the ribA gene encoding GTP cyclohydrolase II — protein sequence MSELLSHVASCRLPTEWGVFTMHGFEEASGQEHVALTVGDFSDGNPVLTRIHSECLTGDALFSRKCDCGPQLEAAMRAVQAEGRGIIVYLRQEGRGIGLINKIRAYHLQDQGMDTVEANLALGLPVDARDFRLAQYIYEYLGIRSVKLLTNNPEKIQTLKDAGINVVERIPLHVGENLENERYLQTKADKLGHLMSE from the coding sequence ATGTCTGAGTTATTGAGCCATGTTGCCTCCTGCCGTCTACCGACCGAATGGGGCGTATTTACGATGCACGGTTTTGAAGAAGCAAGCGGTCAGGAACACGTCGCGCTGACCGTCGGTGATTTTTCAGACGGCAATCCGGTTCTGACGCGCATCCACTCCGAATGCCTGACGGGCGACGCGTTATTTTCCAGAAAGTGCGACTGCGGGCCGCAACTTGAAGCGGCCATGAGGGCGGTACAGGCAGAGGGGCGCGGCATCATCGTCTATCTGCGTCAGGAAGGACGCGGCATCGGGCTGATTAACAAAATCCGCGCCTATCATCTGCAAGACCAAGGTATGGATACCGTTGAAGCCAATTTGGCACTCGGGCTGCCCGTCGATGCCCGCGATTTCCGTTTGGCGCAATATATCTACGAATATCTGGGCATCCGCTCGGTCAAACTGCTGACCAACAACCCCGAAAAAATCCAAACCCTGAAAGATGCGGGAATTAACGTGGTCGAACGCATCCCCCTGCACGTCGGGGAAAATCTGGAAAACGAGCGTTATCTCCAAACCAAAGCAGACAAGCTGGGACATCTAATGTCGGAATAA
- a CDS encoding YadA-like family protein: MNKIFRVVWSHAAQSWVAVSELTSAKGKTKSKTISKLAALSLVAGTALSMDAMAASSPITAVSKTDGNLAILTNNRDSIVARTTGEATPKNVIYIGNGSVPSSIGDEFVAIGNDMTGSSTGYAGDTLIGNRVRSGGGGQDSFATAVGYAAQVSGPSVSIGVGTSSDIGSDRGWEAVKDSGVAIGAFSRVSGTANGGVAMGAISFADQTGSVAIGQLSGAASLLYDREVAGKGNGGKLYKTAEATGGNLVSIGAEAGARSKSSVAIGTQSTTSLGNDSIAMGTNSAAIKDNSIAIGHAAIAGGHTQADIDALNKKKTFLKEEKVKADERLLEKTAAVAAEPTAENKFQLSAAKAAVERLDLAIKRIDADLQRLSSVTTRNATNAIAIGNQAKATDESALAFGDTANATGKASIAQGKNTQATAENAIAVGTSSNVSGANSVALGANITKLTTENSVVLGANSTEVVGTTGASHAVQTVNDATVRTIAGPNFTYSGFVGKPADAGHYVSIGQAGKERQIKNLAAGAVTPTSTDAINGSQLYALMDRVENKQEPVVYTNKDGDKLVKVGDNFYKTTDLDDKGQPKTGVQPVAAGDVIASMNNAGNNTTTPMALANIAGNLPGAKNGSTAPTTSGTLPEGADAPNTSNAATVGDVLNAGWNLTEKGVARDFVKPYDTVDFIDGKGTSVNVTTDTDGKVSHIKYDVKAADDSITVGDDGIKVNTGVITPVTKDDGDKKSGQVAPNKGDENKVASVGDVANAINNAFWKVTGAEDGGKFADGNTTTEEQVKAGDKVTFKAGKNIKLKQDGKNFTYSLNPELTDITSIGGNGTTMTFKPEGVDLGGKKITNIAPGTDGTDAVNKSQLDAAVNGMTTKPLSFSGDNKEAGKFDRTLGTEVKVVGGADASKLSDNNIGVIGDKTDTLTVKLAKSLKGLSDVEVKDDAGNTTNITPNGITISQPAKDGKKPDNVSLTKDGLNNGGQNITNVAGNLPGAKKDTTAPTTSSEGPSATDLPNITNNAATVGDVLNAGWNLQNNGEAKDFVKPYDTVNFIDGEGTTAVVETKDNKVSTVKYDVKLGAGLKKDDKGNITVDAGNITNENGAPKVADADKDKVATAGNVADAINNSYWTASAEKDGKVIGKDDNIKPSGKVTFDAGKNIEIDHSTPNKFTFKTVDNPEFKTLDLNDGAGNKVNLAPTADGLKLGKGDKNEPANITNVTSGLKPYGDAKPDAKDLVNLDTPNVSDNTAATVGDLRNMGWVVGTPENGYVDTVKNANKVDFKAGAGVSVTGETKDGVREITIAVKDGEVVKPNQFTAKVNGTDTPVTKVGDQYYNTADIDPKTGEPNAKANPVTPDAGTTPTNSGDGYVTGNKVATAIQKSGFVVGKQTEKLSAADFKDEDEKVNPDDELRFADGNNTKVKLATKESVDKDGNKVTTTTVKVDVTGLPVQYTDKNGTPVTKVGDKYFTVDKDGNPTTTEVAPENLTTNMVNPAAKPNEIGAPTTLGNMKSNLPSVNDADKNAKDVAGNPIAGKDNKSAPIDAAKAADIAKNAGNNAATVSDVLNAGWNLQNNGEAKDFVKPYDTVNFVDGKGTKAVVETTSNGTTSNVKFDVDTGTVTSNKDGSVSGPVTPEMQKALDDAKKALADATTPEAKKAAQDKVDAAQANINNAGNQIATAQGVADAINKSGFTLATSANGGEKISGTPEMINPGKKVEMVAGKNMTVKQESNGKVTYATASNVTFDSVQFGDNGPKITNNGGNINVGTATGAPTKITGVAPGEISSTSTDAINGSQLHSVASDINNRIGSLDNKIDMADKNLRGGVAQAIAAAGLVQAYLPGKSLLAIGGGVYRGEAGYAIGYSSISDNGNWIIKGTASGNSRGHFGASTSVGYQW; this comes from the coding sequence ATGAACAAAATCTTCCGTGTTGTATGGAGCCATGCTGCGCAATCTTGGGTTGCTGTTTCTGAGCTTACTTCAGCAAAAGGCAAAACTAAATCAAAAACAATTTCAAAATTAGCCGCACTTTCTTTAGTTGCAGGGACAGCTCTTTCAATGGATGCTATGGCTGCATCTTCACCTATTACCGCAGTAAGCAAAACAGATGGTAATCTTGCAATTTTAACGAATAATCGAGATAGTATTGTTGCCCGAACTACAGGCGAAGCTACACCTAAAAACGTTATTTATATTGGTAATGGCAGTGTTCCGTCATCAATTGGTGATGAGTTTGTCGCTATTGGTAATGATATGACCGGTAGTTCAACTGGTTATGCTGGTGATACGTTAATCGGAAACCGAGTTAGAAGTGGCGGCGGAGGCCAAGATTCTTTTGCTACTGCTGTTGGTTATGCTGCACAAGTTTCTGGCCCGTCAGTGTCTATTGGTGTAGGGACCAGTTCTGATATTGGCTCTGACAGGGGATGGGAAGCTGTTAAAGATAGCGGTGTTGCTATCGGGGCATTTTCACGAGTGAGTGGCACTGCAAATGGTGGCGTTGCTATGGGGGCTATTTCTTTCGCCGATCAAACTGGTTCTGTAGCAATTGGTCAATTATCTGGAGCTGCATCATTATTATATGATCGCGAGGTTGCTGGCAAAGGTAATGGCGGTAAGCTGTATAAGACAGCTGAAGCAACTGGAGGAAATTTAGTTTCTATTGGCGCTGAGGCTGGCGCGCGTTCAAAAAGTAGTGTTGCTATTGGTACACAATCAACAACATCTCTAGGAAACGATTCTATTGCAATGGGTACCAATTCAGCGGCGATTAAAGATAACAGTATTGCAATTGGTCATGCAGCTATTGCAGGTGGTCATACTCAAGCAGACATAGATGCTTTAAATAAGAAAAAAACATTCCTTAAAGAAGAAAAAGTGAAGGCTGACGAACGCTTACTGGAGAAAACAGCTGCAGTAGCGGCTGAGCCTACCGCGGAAAATAAATTTCAATTATCTGCTGCAAAAGCAGCTGTAGAGCGTTTGGATTTAGCGATTAAACGTATCGATGCTGATCTTCAGCGTTTATCTTCTGTTACTACACGTAATGCAACAAATGCGATAGCTATTGGTAATCAAGCAAAAGCAACAGACGAAAGTGCGCTTGCTTTTGGTGATACAGCGAATGCGACAGGTAAGGCATCTATTGCACAAGGTAAAAATACACAAGCAACGGCTGAAAACGCTATCGCAGTGGGTACTAGCTCAAATGTAAGCGGTGCAAACTCCGTAGCATTGGGTGCGAATATTACTAAATTAACAACAGAAAATTCAGTTGTATTGGGTGCTAACTCAACAGAAGTTGTTGGAACAACAGGTGCATCTCATGCAGTTCAAACTGTAAATGATGCAACAGTTCGTACTATTGCTGGTCCTAACTTTACTTATTCTGGTTTTGTTGGGAAACCTGCTGATGCTGGTCACTATGTAAGTATTGGTCAAGCTGGTAAAGAGCGCCAAATTAAAAACTTAGCCGCAGGTGCAGTTACCCCAACTTCTACAGATGCAATCAATGGTTCTCAGTTATATGCATTGATGGATCGTGTTGAAAATAAACAAGAGCCTGTAGTGTATACCAATAAAGATGGTGACAAGTTGGTTAAAGTTGGCGATAACTTCTATAAAACAACTGACTTAGATGATAAAGGTCAACCAAAAACAGGAGTTCAACCTGTAGCAGCCGGTGATGTAATTGCCTCAATGAATAATGCTGGTAATAACACTACAACCCCTATGGCATTGGCTAATATCGCAGGTAACTTACCTGGTGCAAAAAATGGCTCTACAGCCCCTACAACTTCAGGTACATTACCAGAGGGAGCTGATGCGCCTAATACCTCAAATGCGGCAACTGTGGGCGACGTGTTGAATGCTGGTTGGAATTTAACAGAAAAAGGTGTAGCACGTGATTTTGTTAAACCTTATGACACTGTTGATTTTATTGATGGTAAAGGCACTAGCGTTAATGTCACTACAGATACTGATGGTAAAGTAAGCCATATTAAATATGACGTTAAAGCAGCTGACGATAGTATTACTGTTGGTGACGATGGCATTAAAGTAAATACTGGTGTTATAACCCCCGTAACCAAAGATGATGGTGATAAAAAGTCTGGTCAGGTAGCCCCTAATAAAGGTGATGAAAATAAAGTCGCCAGCGTAGGAGATGTAGCTAATGCAATTAATAATGCTTTCTGGAAAGTAACTGGCGCTGAAGATGGTGGTAAATTTGCTGACGGCAATACAACAACAGAAGAACAAGTAAAAGCTGGTGATAAAGTAACATTTAAAGCTGGTAAAAACATCAAGTTAAAACAAGATGGTAAAAACTTTACTTATTCTTTAAATCCTGAGCTAACCGATATTACAAGTATTGGTGGAAATGGAACTACGATGACCTTTAAGCCTGAGGGTGTTGATTTGGGTGGTAAAAAAATCACCAATATTGCCCCGGGCACAGATGGTACGGATGCCGTGAATAAATCGCAATTAGATGCGGCTGTAAATGGTATGACAACGAAACCATTGTCATTTTCCGGTGATAATAAAGAAGCTGGAAAATTTGACCGCACTTTGGGTACTGAGGTTAAAGTTGTTGGTGGTGCAGATGCATCTAAATTATCCGATAACAACATTGGTGTGATTGGGGATAAAACCGATACTTTAACGGTTAAATTGGCGAAGTCGTTAAAAGGCTTGAGTGATGTTGAAGTAAAAGATGATGCTGGTAATACCACGAATATTACTCCGAATGGGATCACTATTTCACAACCAGCAAAAGATGGTAAGAAACCTGACAATGTATCTTTGACAAAAGACGGTTTAAATAATGGTGGTCAAAACATCACTAATGTAGCGGGCAACTTGCCGGGTGCGAAAAAAGATACAACTGCACCAACTACATCTTCTGAAGGTCCGTCTGCAACAGACTTGCCGAATATTACAAATAATGCAGCCACTGTAGGTGATGTGTTAAATGCAGGTTGGAATTTACAAAATAATGGTGAAGCGAAGGATTTTGTAAAACCATATGACACTGTAAACTTTATTGATGGCGAAGGTACTACAGCTGTAGTAGAGACAAAAGATAATAAAGTATCTACTGTGAAATACGATGTAAAACTTGGCGCAGGTCTTAAAAAAGACGATAAAGGTAATATCACTGTAGATGCAGGTAATATTACTAATGAAAATGGTGCGCCAAAAGTAGCAGATGCAGATAAAGATAAAGTAGCCACTGCAGGTAATGTAGCAGATGCTATTAATAACTCTTACTGGACAGCATCTGCGGAAAAAGATGGCAAAGTAATCGGTAAAGACGATAACATTAAACCTAGCGGTAAAGTTACGTTTGATGCTGGTAAAAACATTGAAATTGATCACAGCACGCCAAATAAATTTACTTTCAAAACAGTAGATAACCCAGAGTTTAAAACTCTTGATTTAAATGATGGCGCTGGAAATAAAGTTAACTTAGCTCCAACAGCAGATGGACTAAAATTAGGTAAAGGTGATAAGAATGAGCCTGCTAATATTACGAATGTAACATCTGGCTTGAAACCATATGGAGATGCGAAGCCAGATGCTAAAGATTTGGTTAATTTAGATACTCCAAATGTATCTGATAACACAGCTGCTACAGTAGGTGATCTACGTAACATGGGTTGGGTGGTTGGCACACCTGAAAATGGTTATGTAGATACAGTGAAAAATGCTAATAAAGTAGATTTCAAGGCTGGGGCTGGAGTTTCTGTAACTGGTGAAACTAAAGACGGTGTTCGTGAAATTACTATCGCAGTTAAAGATGGTGAGGTAGTCAAACCGAATCAATTTACGGCTAAAGTCAATGGAACGGATACTCCGGTAACCAAAGTAGGAGACCAATATTACAATACAGCAGATATTGATCCAAAAACCGGCGAGCCAAACGCCAAGGCAAATCCAGTAACTCCTGACGCGGGTACAACCCCGACTAATTCGGGTGACGGCTATGTAACAGGTAATAAAGTTGCAACAGCGATTCAAAAATCTGGTTTTGTTGTAGGTAAGCAAACAGAAAAATTATCTGCTGCAGACTTCAAAGATGAAGATGAAAAAGTGAATCCTGATGATGAACTTCGTTTTGCAGATGGTAACAACACGAAAGTGAAGTTAGCAACGAAAGAATCTGTTGATAAAGATGGCAATAAAGTAACTACCACGACAGTAAAAGTGGATGTAACAGGCTTACCAGTTCAATATACTGATAAGAATGGCACGCCAGTGACTAAAGTTGGTGATAAATACTTTACTGTTGATAAGGATGGTAATCCTACAACAACGGAAGTTGCACCTGAGAACTTAACCACTAACATGGTTAATCCAGCGGCAAAACCGAATGAAATTGGTGCACCAACGACATTAGGTAATATGAAATCTAATCTTCCGTCCGTAAATGACGCAGATAAGAATGCCAAAGATGTTGCGGGCAATCCGATTGCCGGTAAAGACAATAAATCTGCTCCAATTGATGCGGCAAAAGCAGCGGATATTGCAAAAAATGCAGGCAATAATGCAGCGACCGTATCTGATGTGTTGAATGCAGGTTGGAATTTACAAAATAATGGTGAAGCGAAGGATTTTGTAAAACCTTATGACACCGTAAACTTTGTAGATGGTAAAGGCACTAAAGCTGTCGTTGAAACCACGTCAAACGGCACAACAAGTAACGTGAAGTTTGATGTTGATACAGGCACTGTTACAAGTAATAAAGATGGTTCTGTTTCAGGTCCAGTTACGCCTGAAATGCAGAAAGCCTTAGATGATGCTAAAAAAGCATTAGCAGATGCAACCACGCCTGAAGCGAAGAAGGCTGCTCAAGATAAGGTTGATGCTGCACAGGCTAATATCAATAACGCTGGTAACCAAATTGCAACTGCTCAAGGTGTTGCGGATGCAATTAACAAGTCAGGCTTTACATTAGCCACTTCAGCAAATGGCGGTGAGAAAATTTCAGGTACTCCAGAAATGATCAATCCAGGCAAAAAAGTTGAAATGGTTGCAGGTAAAAATATGACCGTGAAACAAGAGTCTAACGGTAAAGTGACTTACGCAACTGCTTCTAATGTAACCTTTGACAGTGTTCAATTCGGTGATAATGGTCCTAAGATTACTAACAATGGTGGAAATATCAATGTTGGTACAGCGACAGGCGCACCAACTAAGATTACAGGCGTAGCACCAGGTGAAATTTCATCAACTTCTACCGATGCAATCAACGGCAGCCAGTTGCACAGTGTGGCATCAGATATTAACAACCGTATAGGTTCGCTGGACAATAAGATTGATATGGCAGATAAAAATCTTCGCGGAGGTGTTGCCCAAGCGATTGCAGCCGCAGGTTTGGTTCAGGCTTATTTACCAGGCAAGAGCCTGCTGGCAATCGGTGGTGGTGTGTATCGCGGTGAAGCCGGTTATGCCATTGGTTACTCCAGTATTTCTGATAATGGAAATTGGATTATCAAAGGTACGGCATCCGGTAATTCACGCGGTCATTTTGGTGCTTCCACATCTGTCGGCTATCAGTGGTGA
- the purM gene encoding phosphoribosylformylglycinamidine cyclo-ligase, translating into MSTSFSYRDAGVDIDAGDQLVENIKPFAKRTMRPEVLGDLGGFGALVEIGKKYKNPVLVSGTDGVGTKLKLAFDWDKHDTVGIDLVAMSVNDILVQGAEPLFFLDYFACGKLDVPRATDVIKGIAQGCEESGCALIGGETAEMPGMYPVGEYDLAGFAVGVVEKENIITGRSIGVGDVVLGLASNGAHSNGYSLIRKIIERENPDLDADFDNGKSLREAVIAPTRLYVKPILAALEKFTIKGMAHITGGGITENVPRVLPENTVAQIDAKSWELPKLFQWLQKAGNVETQEMYRTFNCGIGMVVIVAAEDADAVESLLGEQGETVYRLGLIRERHGDEHQTQVA; encoded by the coding sequence ATGAGTACTTCATTTAGTTACCGCGATGCAGGTGTCGATATCGACGCAGGCGACCAACTGGTCGAAAACATCAAACCGTTTGCCAAACGCACCATGCGTCCGGAAGTATTGGGGGATTTGGGCGGTTTTGGCGCATTGGTCGAAATTGGCAAGAAATATAAAAATCCCGTATTGGTCAGCGGTACGGATGGAGTAGGAACCAAGCTCAAGCTTGCTTTTGATTGGGATAAGCATGATACGGTCGGCATTGACCTTGTCGCTATGAGTGTTAACGATATTTTGGTTCAAGGAGCAGAACCTCTGTTTTTCTTGGATTATTTTGCCTGCGGTAAATTGGATGTTCCGCGCGCGACCGATGTCATCAAAGGCATTGCACAAGGTTGCGAAGAATCCGGCTGCGCCCTGATTGGCGGGGAAACTGCTGAAATGCCGGGCATGTATCCCGTTGGTGAATACGACTTGGCGGGTTTTGCCGTCGGCGTGGTGGAAAAAGAAAATATCATTACCGGCCGCAGCATCGGTGTAGGCGATGTGGTATTGGGTTTGGCTTCCAACGGTGCACATTCAAATGGCTATTCGCTCATCCGTAAAATTATCGAGCGGGAAAATCCTGATTTGGATGCTGATTTTGATAATGGGAAAAGCTTGAGGGAGGCAGTTATCGCACCAACCCGTCTGTATGTGAAACCGATTCTTGCCGCTTTGGAAAAATTTACCATTAAAGGCATGGCACACATTACCGGCGGCGGTATTACTGAAAACGTACCGCGCGTGTTGCCTGAAAACACGGTTGCCCAAATTGATGCCAAATCGTGGGAATTGCCTAAACTCTTCCAATGGCTTCAAAAGGCGGGCAATGTGGAAACTCAAGAAATGTACCGAACCTTTAACTGCGGTATCGGCATGGTCGTTATTGTTGCTGCCGAAGATGCTGATGCGGTTGAGAGCCTCTTGGGTGAGCAAGGTGAAACAGTTTACCGTTTGGGCTTGATTCGCGAGCGTCATGGGGATGAACATCAAACCCAGGTTGCCTGA
- a CDS encoding response regulator: protein MTIKIILIDDHTLFRSGIKALLLRQHDFEVIGEASDGLSGIKMISQLQPDVVLLDLDMPGMNGREALSQIISINPQQAVIMLTVSEDSDDLTECMRIGARGYLLKNINADFLLESIRKAADGDNVFSPEMTAKLVRSLISPQPAQGTQTLSSLTPREMEILGYLAAGHSNKIIARHLNLAESTVKVHVQNLLRKLNLSSRVQAAVYAIHHNVPQPVLE, encoded by the coding sequence ATGACCATTAAAATTATTCTGATAGACGACCATACCCTTTTCCGCAGCGGCATCAAGGCACTTTTGTTGCGCCAACATGATTTTGAGGTCATCGGCGAAGCTTCCGACGGACTTTCCGGCATTAAAATGATCAGCCAGCTTCAACCCGATGTCGTCCTGCTTGACCTTGATATGCCCGGTATGAACGGACGCGAAGCACTCTCCCAAATCATCAGCATCAATCCGCAACAGGCAGTGATTATGCTGACTGTTTCCGAAGACAGCGACGATCTTACCGAATGTATGCGTATCGGTGCCCGCGGCTATCTGTTGAAAAATATCAACGCCGATTTCTTGCTTGAAAGCATACGCAAAGCTGCCGACGGCGATAATGTATTCTCTCCCGAGATGACTGCCAAACTCGTCCGCAGCCTGATTTCCCCCCAACCCGCACAAGGAACTCAGACACTTTCCTCCCTTACCCCCCGAGAGATGGAAATTCTAGGTTACCTTGCCGCAGGACACAGCAATAAAATCATTGCACGCCACCTCAACCTTGCTGAATCCACCGTTAAAGTTCACGTTCAAAACCTGCTCCGCAAACTCAACCTCAGCAGCCGGGTTCAAGCCGCCGTTTATGCTATCCATCATAATGTCCCCCAGCCTGTATTGGAGTAA